The following coding sequences lie in one Euhalothece natronophila Z-M001 genomic window:
- a CDS encoding bifunctional orotidine-5'-phosphate decarboxylase/orotate phosphoribosyltransferase: MNFFKPLESELDSNCHRLESAIAQNNSLLIIGLDPSPEMCPQELSYREWLQGIIEQTQDKVCAYKPTLGFYQAMGSAGMELLEEILQIIPDSIPVILDAKHADLNTSSLFAETAFEKWNVDAITVNPFSGQDQVAPFLLHSDKMVFVTCCTSNPTASVIQNYPNSDSPLYLELVKEVRNWGPPEQIALEVGTYDANTLKQVRENAPERFILARSLWQSRETTSIIASGLNQTGNGLLIPVPQDFLTQENLAEAVTNLNQNINDIRQNVSESNHFCQIWTSDVCLLDEHPNQDLILQLYDLGCILFGDYLQASGQKLPYYIDLRKIISQPQVFQTVLNAYSAILEPLNFDRIAGIPYGALPTATGLSIRLHYPMIYPRKEVKAHGTRRVIEGYFEAGETVVMIDDILISGKSAIEAAEKIISQGLNVEDIVVFIDHEKGVKERMKQDGYRAHSVLTISEITETLYDAGRINQQQYELLKVEDN, encoded by the coding sequence ATGAATTTTTTTAAACCATTAGAAAGCGAACTTGATAGCAACTGTCACCGTCTTGAAAGCGCGATCGCGCAAAATAATAGTTTACTCATCATTGGGCTTGATCCTAGTCCAGAAATGTGTCCACAGGAACTAAGTTATCGAGAATGGTTGCAAGGGATTATTGAACAAACCCAAGACAAAGTTTGTGCTTATAAACCCACTTTAGGCTTTTATCAAGCAATGGGAAGCGCAGGGATGGAACTCTTAGAAGAAATTTTACAGATTATTCCAGATTCAATTCCTGTAATTCTTGATGCGAAACACGCCGACTTAAATACCAGTAGCCTCTTCGCAGAAACGGCTTTTGAAAAATGGAACGTAGATGCGATTACTGTTAACCCCTTTTCGGGACAAGATCAAGTTGCCCCTTTCCTCCTTCATTCTGATAAAATGGTCTTTGTCACCTGTTGCACCTCTAATCCCACAGCATCGGTCATCCAAAATTATCCCAACTCAGACTCTCCCCTTTATTTAGAATTAGTGAAAGAAGTTCGTAATTGGGGGCCACCTGAACAAATTGCTTTAGAAGTTGGCACTTATGATGCAAATACCTTAAAACAGGTGCGAGAAAATGCCCCAGAACGGTTTATTCTTGCCCGTAGTTTGTGGCAATCTAGAGAGACGACCTCCATTATAGCATCTGGCTTAAATCAGACAGGAAATGGGTTATTAATTCCAGTTCCGCAAGATTTTTTAACTCAAGAAAATTTAGCAGAAGCGGTTACAAATTTAAATCAAAATATTAATGACATCCGTCAAAATGTTTCGGAAAGCAATCATTTTTGTCAGATTTGGACAAGTGATGTTTGTTTACTGGATGAACATCCTAATCAAGATTTAATTTTACAACTTTATGACCTCGGGTGTATTTTATTTGGGGATTATTTACAAGCATCAGGACAAAAACTTCCCTATTATATCGACCTGAGAAAAATTATTTCCCAGCCGCAAGTGTTTCAAACAGTTTTAAATGCCTATTCTGCTATTCTAGAACCCCTCAATTTTGATCGCATTGCAGGGATTCCTTATGGCGCACTTCCTACTGCCACTGGCTTATCGATCCGCCTCCATTATCCCATGATTTATCCCCGAAAAGAAGTGAAAGCCCACGGAACGCGACGAGTGATAGAAGGCTATTTTGAAGCAGGGGAAACGGTGGTGATGATTGATGATATTTTAATTAGTGGTAAAAGCGCGATCGAAGCTGCAGAAAAAATTATCTCGCAAGGTTTAAATGTGGAAGATATTGTTGTGTTTATTGATCATGAAAAAGGGGTTAAAGAGCGCATGAAACAAGACGGTTATCGCGCCCATTCTGTTTTAACCATTTCTGAGATTACGGAAACCTTATACGATGCTGGAAGAATTAATCAGCAACAATATGAACTATTGAAAGTTGAAGACAACTAG
- a CDS encoding S41 family peptidase codes for MKQTPLHRLKQSLRCATLAGTLIGISWFIPNLTAPAAANLEESYKTLVDEVWQMVNNQYVDPEFNQDDWESTREELLERDYESREDAYRAIREALGKLDDADTRFLEPEQFESLQEQTSGELSGVGLQLAIDEESQTIKVVEPLENSPAKEAGVEPGDEILAIDGQPTSLLSLEQASELIRGDSGTDVDLKLSRAGEGTFNLTLTRTNIEIPRVTHELREIDQTRVGYIQIEEFSSHAADQMRNAILDLQDRDAEAFVLDLRNNPGGLLYGSIEMARMWLEQGEIVSVVDRTGGNRNFGADQTSLSDLPLAVLVNENSASASEILAGALQDNDRAVVVGDQTYGKGTVQAVNPLSDGSGIALTVARYYLPDGRDIDKKGIDPDIEVSLEDGDQMRLSANPELQGTEEDPQFTRALSILNQSLGKSSTEAHSFLE; via the coding sequence ATGAAGCAAACTCCTCTCCACCGTCTAAAGCAATCCCTTCGCTGTGCTACTCTAGCCGGCACTCTCATTGGTATCTCTTGGTTTATCCCTAATTTAACCGCCCCAGCAGCTGCCAATCTTGAAGAAAGCTACAAAACCCTTGTCGATGAAGTGTGGCAAATGGTCAACAACCAATATGTTGATCCAGAATTTAATCAAGATGACTGGGAATCCACTCGAGAAGAATTATTAGAACGGGATTATGAATCCAGAGAAGATGCCTATCGTGCCATTCGAGAAGCCTTAGGAAAATTAGATGACGCTGATACTCGTTTTTTAGAGCCGGAACAATTTGAATCTTTACAAGAACAAACTTCAGGAGAATTATCAGGAGTTGGCTTACAGTTAGCCATAGATGAAGAAAGCCAAACCATCAAAGTCGTTGAACCCCTAGAAAACTCGCCAGCCAAAGAAGCTGGAGTTGAACCAGGGGACGAAATTCTTGCCATTGATGGTCAGCCCACATCCCTTTTAAGTTTAGAACAGGCTTCTGAGTTAATTCGGGGCGATTCTGGAACAGATGTTGACCTCAAGCTGTCTCGTGCCGGAGAAGGAACTTTTAACCTCACTCTGACTCGTACTAACATTGAAATTCCAAGAGTTACGCACGAATTAAGAGAAATTGATCAAACTCGAGTGGGCTATATTCAAATTGAAGAGTTTAGCTCTCACGCCGCCGATCAGATGCGAAATGCAATTCTTGACTTGCAAGATAGAGATGCAGAAGCCTTTGTCTTAGATTTACGCAACAATCCAGGGGGACTGCTCTACGGTAGCATTGAAATGGCAAGAATGTGGTTGGAACAAGGAGAAATTGTTTCTGTGGTGGATCGTACTGGCGGCAATCGTAATTTTGGGGCAGATCAAACTTCACTAAGTGACCTTCCCTTGGCTGTTTTAGTCAACGAAAACTCCGCTAGTGCAAGTGAAATTTTAGCTGGGGCTTTACAAGATAATGATCGAGCAGTTGTCGTTGGCGATCAAACTTATGGTAAAGGAACTGTGCAAGCTGTCAATCCCCTGTCTGATGGCTCTGGCATTGCTTTAACCGTAGCCCGTTATTATCTCCCTGATGGACGTGATATTGATAAAAAAGGAATTGATCCTGATATCGAAGTATCTTTAGAAGATGGTGATCAAATGCGCTTATCCGCTAATCCTGAACTACAGGGAACAGAGGAAGATCCCCAATTTACTCGTGCCCTCTCAATTCTTAATCAAAGTCTGGGTAAATCAAGCACAGAGGCTCATTCCTTCTTAGAATAG
- a CDS encoding DNA-binding protein: protein MKIISSPLIVGSLCLICFGLAGCDPSIEVNSIAQLSTQTDRLEQSVLVEGVVRDRAPFLNNGAYQLQDESGTIWILTNNPLPDSGEAVTIEGKIKVKSIVLNNQEDQEVYLEEETLNSSNN from the coding sequence ATGAAAATTATCTCGTCACCCTTAATCGTGGGCAGTTTATGCTTGATTTGCTTTGGGTTGGCTGGTTGTGACCCATCAATAGAGGTAAATTCTATTGCACAACTGTCAACCCAGACCGATCGTTTAGAACAATCAGTTTTAGTTGAAGGAGTGGTGCGCGATCGCGCTCCTTTTCTCAATAATGGAGCTTATCAACTACAAGATGAAAGTGGCACAATTTGGATTCTGACCAATAATCCCCTTCCAGATAGTGGTGAAGCTGTTACCATTGAAGGAAAAATAAAAGTAAAATCAATTGTTCTCAACAATCAAGAAGATCAGGAAGTTTACTTAGAAGAAGAAACTTTAAATTCCTCTAATAACTAG
- the hemN gene encoding oxygen-independent coproporphyrinogen III oxidase encodes MTIQTVKVNRELLKKYAQPLPRYTSYPPATELRENFNPQSFENAIAHGNTNQTPLSLYCHIPFCETPCYFCGCNTLITQRKEVADPYLDYVFKNIDQVSSLVDSKRKVNQFHWGGGTPNYLKLDQVERLWNKLNEEFTFEDNSEISLEVNPKYLDKNYLLFLRDLGFNRISFGIQDFDLEVQEAINRVQTETMLFNVMEWIREAGFESVNVDLVYGLPYQTVETFRETIEKTIALDPDRIAVFNFAYVPWMKPVQKLLPEEALPSGEEKLKIFQMSIDKLTQQGYVFIGMDHFAKPNDELAIAQQKGELHRNFQGYTTKPESDLLSFGMTAISMLHDVYIQNQKRLKDYYRDLDADQFPIQKGVQLQEEDHLRQAIIIELMCQFHFSPDCLKDKYGINFNHNFSEYFASELSQLKGLAKDGLVEVEGDTIEVTPTGRLLIRNIASVFDAYLKQKQTKAFSQAI; translated from the coding sequence ATGACAATTCAAACGGTTAAAGTTAACAGAGAACTCTTAAAAAAATACGCCCAACCTTTACCGCGCTATACCAGTTATCCTCCAGCCACGGAACTGCGAGAAAACTTTAATCCGCAATCCTTTGAAAACGCGATCGCGCATGGAAATACGAATCAAACTCCTTTATCGTTATATTGCCACATTCCTTTTTGTGAAACCCCTTGTTATTTTTGTGGCTGCAACACATTAATTACTCAACGGAAGGAAGTAGCGGATCCCTACTTAGACTATGTTTTTAAAAACATTGATCAAGTATCTTCTCTAGTAGATTCTAAACGGAAAGTTAATCAATTTCATTGGGGAGGCGGAACGCCTAATTATCTCAAACTTGATCAAGTGGAGAGACTGTGGAATAAATTAAATGAGGAGTTTACTTTTGAAGATAATTCCGAAATTTCTCTAGAAGTCAATCCGAAATATTTAGATAAAAATTATCTCCTTTTCTTAAGAGATTTAGGGTTTAATCGGATTAGTTTTGGTATTCAAGATTTTGATCTAGAAGTACAAGAAGCGATTAACCGTGTCCAAACTGAAACCATGTTATTTAATGTCATGGAATGGATACGGGAAGCTGGCTTTGAAAGTGTTAATGTGGACTTAGTTTATGGCTTACCCTATCAAACTGTAGAGACATTTCGGGAAACTATAGAAAAAACGATCGCGCTTGATCCTGATCGCATTGCGGTGTTTAATTTTGCCTATGTTCCCTGGATGAAACCCGTACAAAAATTACTTCCAGAAGAAGCATTACCTAGTGGGGAAGAAAAACTAAAAATCTTCCAAATGTCCATTGATAAATTAACCCAACAAGGGTATGTTTTTATTGGCATGGATCACTTTGCCAAGCCTAATGATGAACTCGCGATCGCGCAACAAAAAGGGGAACTTCATCGCAACTTCCAAGGTTACACCACCAAACCTGAGTCAGATTTACTCTCCTTTGGAATGACCGCCATTAGTATGTTGCATGATGTTTATATTCAGAATCAAAAACGCTTAAAAGACTATTATCGCGACTTAGATGCGGATCAATTTCCCATTCAAAAAGGAGTCCAACTGCAAGAAGAAGATCATCTCCGTCAAGCAATTATTATTGAATTAATGTGTCAGTTCCACTTTTCTCCTGATTGCTTAAAAGACAAGTACGGTATCAACTTTAACCATAACTTTTCTGAATATTTTGCCTCCGAATTATCTCAATTAAAAGGGTTAGCAAAAGATGGACTAGTAGAAGTAGAAGGAGATACCATTGAAGTCACTCCTACAGGACGGTTATTAATTCGTAACATTGCCAGTGTCTTTGATGCTTACTTAAAACAAAAGCAGACGAAAGCATTTTCTCAGGCAATTTAA
- a CDS encoding biliverdin-producing heme oxygenase, which yields MMSDLAQELREGTKKAHTASENTAFMKCFLKGVMEKKPYAKLMADLYFVYSTLEAEIYRHRDHPVVGKIYFPELERKEKLQQDLAYFFGENWQDKIAPSPAGKVYVDRIKEVSETQPESLIAHSYVRYLGDLSGGQGLRKIARSAMDLPADQGTGLHEFDALPTPEAKKEFKAKYRQALDSIAVNQDTLDAIISEANYVFKLNRDVFHELEDDIKETIGEHTFDLLTRQNKEGSTEVAV from the coding sequence ATCATGAGTGATCTCGCGCAAGAACTTCGTGAAGGAACCAAAAAAGCTCACACTGCTTCTGAAAATACCGCCTTTATGAAATGTTTTCTCAAAGGGGTAATGGAGAAAAAGCCCTATGCAAAATTAATGGCGGATTTATATTTTGTTTACTCAACTTTAGAAGCAGAAATTTATCGTCATCGGGATCATCCTGTAGTAGGAAAAATTTACTTCCCTGAGTTAGAACGTAAAGAAAAATTACAACAAGATTTAGCTTACTTTTTTGGAGAAAATTGGCAAGATAAAATTGCCCCATCTCCTGCTGGAAAAGTTTATGTTGATCGCATTAAGGAAGTCAGTGAGACTCAACCAGAATCTTTAATTGCTCATTCTTATGTGCGTTATTTAGGGGATCTTTCTGGGGGACAAGGGTTAAGAAAAATTGCGCGATCGGCAATGGATTTACCAGCTGATCAAGGAACAGGTTTACATGAATTTGATGCTCTCCCTACTCCTGAAGCGAAAAAAGAATTTAAAGCAAAATATCGTCAAGCCCTAGATAGCATTGCAGTCAATCAAGACACATTAGATGCTATTATTTCTGAGGCAAATTATGTGTTTAAGCTGAATCGGGATGTTTTCCACGAGTTAGAAGATGATATTAAAGAAACCATTGGTGAGCATACTTTTGATCTCCTCACTCGCCAAAATAAAGAAGGTAGCACTGAAGTAGCTGTTTAG
- the acsF gene encoding magnesium-protoporphyrin IX monomethyl ester (oxidative) cyclase, which produces MSTAVSQPEVKTSMKETLLTPRFYTTDFDAMANMDLSSQQEELEAMVAEMRADYNCYHFVRTEEFEKSWDHIDEKTREAFLEFLERSCTSEFSGFLLFKELSRKLKGRNQLLADIFHYMARDEARHAGFLNKAMKDFNVTLDLGYLTKHRTYTFFKPEWVIYAVYLSEKIGYWRYITIYRHLEQHPEYEFYPLFKMFESWCQDENRHGDIFKALLRSQNKLWQTWRGRLWARFFLLSVFATHTLTVHERADFYESLGLDAKEFDRHITRKTNETAGRAFPVMLNVDHPEFFQRLETCAERNKKLNEIENSDAPRWWKKLKKLPLITAIFVDLVRLYFMKPIDAVSEWEAVY; this is translated from the coding sequence ATGTCAACTGCGGTATCTCAACCAGAAGTCAAAACGTCCATGAAGGAAACCTTACTTACGCCTCGCTTCTACACCACAGACTTTGATGCGATGGCGAACATGGACTTATCCAGTCAGCAAGAGGAATTAGAGGCGATGGTAGCGGAAATGCGTGCTGACTATAACTGCTATCATTTTGTGCGTACCGAAGAATTTGAAAAGTCTTGGGATCACATTGACGAAAAGACCCGAGAGGCATTTCTAGAGTTTTTAGAGCGTTCCTGCACCTCCGAATTTTCAGGGTTTTTGCTGTTTAAGGAACTTTCTCGCAAACTTAAAGGACGTAATCAGTTATTAGCAGATATTTTTCACTACATGGCGCGAGACGAAGCCCGACACGCAGGGTTTTTGAATAAAGCCATGAAAGATTTTAATGTCACCCTTGATCTTGGCTATTTAACGAAGCATCGCACTTATACTTTCTTTAAGCCAGAATGGGTGATTTATGCAGTGTATTTGTCAGAGAAGATCGGTTACTGGCGCTATATCACGATTTATCGCCATCTAGAACAACATCCTGAATATGAGTTTTATCCCTTATTTAAGATGTTTGAAAGTTGGTGTCAAGATGAGAACCGACATGGGGATATTTTTAAAGCCCTGCTGCGATCGCAGAATAAGTTATGGCAAACTTGGCGTGGAAGACTGTGGGCGCGTTTCTTCTTACTCTCTGTTTTTGCTACCCATACCCTCACGGTACATGAAAGAGCGGATTTTTACGAATCTTTAGGTTTAGATGCAAAAGAATTTGATCGTCACATTACACGGAAAACCAACGAAACTGCAGGGCGTGCTTTCCCAGTAATGTTAAATGTGGATCATCCCGAATTTTTCCAGCGTTTAGAAACCTGCGCGGAACGTAACAAAAAGTTAAATGAAATTGAAAATAGTGATGCGCCACGCTGGTGGAAAAAACTGAAAAAACTGCCTTTAATTACAGCGATTTTTGTTGATTTAGTACGTCTCTATTTCATGAAGCCCATTGATGCAGTGAGTGAATGGGAAGCAGTTTATTAA
- a CDS encoding RNA-guided endonuclease InsQ/TnpB family protein, with product MLTFNYQYRIYPDQSQEEKLLEIMEVCRGAYNYSLREIKDWCNSRKCSIDRCSLVSEYIIPADAKFPSELNQLNQLPKAKTKFPRLKEVPSQVLQQTIKQLHRAWDFFRERGYGFPRFKKFGQLKSILFPQFKENPITGGQISLPKVGKIRINVHRPIPEGFQVKQVRVIRKADRWYVSVYLQLDVEVPNPPPHGHAIGVDIGLDKFLATSDGVLVKPPKFFKEMQRKLKSLQRRLSRKQKRSNNYEKQRIKVARMHHKISNTRKDFHYKQAHALCDGGDMIFMEDLDYRITAKGMLGKEMLDGGFGQFRTITQQVCWKRGKYFSVVDARGSSQTCPNCGVHVKKDLSVRVHNCPECGYKADRECDSFSLNTLL from the coding sequence ATGTTAACTTTCAACTACCAGTACCGAATCTATCCCGATCAATCTCAAGAAGAAAAACTCCTTGAGATTATGGAAGTTTGTCGAGGGGCATATAACTACTCCCTTCGAGAAATCAAAGATTGGTGCAATAGTCGAAAGTGTAGTATCGACCGATGCAGTTTAGTTTCGGAGTATATCATTCCTGCTGATGCTAAATTTCCTAGCGAATTAAATCAGCTTAATCAACTTCCAAAAGCCAAGACAAAATTTCCTAGATTAAAAGAAGTCCCCTCTCAGGTGTTGCAACAAACCATTAAACAACTACATCGAGCATGGGACTTTTTTAGAGAAAGAGGATACGGCTTTCCTAGATTCAAAAAGTTTGGACAATTGAAGTCGATTCTTTTTCCTCAATTCAAGGAAAACCCAATTACAGGTGGGCAAATTAGCTTACCCAAAGTGGGGAAAATCAGAATCAATGTTCATCGTCCAATCCCAGAGGGGTTTCAGGTTAAGCAAGTTCGAGTCATCAGGAAAGCAGATCGATGGTATGTGTCAGTATATCTTCAATTAGATGTAGAAGTACCTAATCCACCCCCTCATGGTCATGCTATAGGAGTTGATATCGGATTAGATAAGTTCTTAGCAACCAGTGATGGTGTTCTCGTCAAGCCGCCCAAGTTTTTTAAGGAAATGCAAAGGAAGTTGAAATCACTTCAACGCAGACTTTCTAGAAAACAGAAGCGGTCGAATAATTACGAGAAACAACGCATCAAGGTAGCAAGAATGCACCACAAAATTAGCAACACTCGAAAAGATTTCCACTATAAGCAGGCTCATGCTTTGTGTGATGGTGGTGACATGATCTTCATGGAAGATTTGGATTACCGCATTACAGCTAAGGGAATGCTTGGAAAAGAAATGTTGGATGGTGGTTTTGGTCAGTTCCGAACCATCACTCAACAAGTCTGTTGGAAACGTGGCAAGTATTTTAGTGTTGTTGATGCGAGAGGATCAAGTCAAACTTGTCCTAATTGTGGGGTTCATGTCAAAAAAGACTTGAGCGTAAGAGTGCATAATTGTCCTGAATGTGGCTACAAAGCGGATCGGGAGTGCGATTCGTTCAGTCTAAACACACTCTTGTAG
- the ltrA gene encoding group II intron reverse transcriptase/maturase, which produces MNTDTNRCIKWGDINWHKVERVVYKLQKRIYKASRRGDVKAVRRLQKLLNKSWSAKVLAVRRVTQDNQGKKTAGVDGVKSLSPEARMKLVNNLKLGSKVKPTRRVRIPKPNGEERPLGIPTMYDRALQALVKLALEPEWEAVFEPNSYGFRAGRSAHDAIEAIFDAIRFKPKYVLDADISKCFDRINHERLLNKLNTFPTFRRQIRAWLKSGVMEGKKFSPTSEGTPQGGVVSPLLANIALHGMENEIKSIAGSFDMKRPNGYQLPLRDKKDSVSIVRYADDFVILHKDLAVVQRCKEVITGWLTDMGLELKPSKTRIAHTLENYENEKAGFNFLGFNIRQYKVGKYTSGRDSKGQILGFKTLITPSKESQERHYRRICEVIDKYKGQSQAVLITRLNPIIRGWCNYFSTKVSQKVFSRLDYLTFWKLFKWGIKRHRNKGRKWIKSKYFRTIGGDKWTFATTPREGSNPIVLMKHSQTAIVRHVKVKGDKSPYDGDLIYWSSRMGKHPEMPKLTASLLKKQKGKCAHCGLFFRDGDLLEVDHIVPRSKGGKNEYKNYQLLHRHCHDEKTRTDGSYDRVATIIPKDYRWENDMLVTC; this is translated from the coding sequence ATGAACACGGACACAAACCGATGTATTAAATGGGGCGACATCAATTGGCATAAGGTCGAGAGAGTCGTCTATAAGCTCCAAAAGCGCATCTACAAAGCGTCTCGTCGTGGAGATGTCAAAGCAGTTCGCAGACTCCAGAAATTGTTAAACAAGTCTTGGTCGGCTAAGGTATTAGCGGTGCGTAGAGTTACTCAGGATAATCAGGGCAAGAAGACGGCAGGAGTGGATGGGGTTAAATCCTTGTCCCCAGAAGCACGTATGAAGCTCGTAAATAATCTGAAACTGGGTTCAAAGGTCAAACCGACTCGAAGGGTGAGGATTCCCAAGCCTAACGGGGAGGAAAGACCTTTGGGAATACCTACCATGTATGACCGTGCGCTTCAAGCGTTAGTAAAATTAGCCTTAGAACCTGAATGGGAGGCGGTCTTTGAACCAAATTCCTACGGGTTCCGAGCAGGACGTTCAGCCCATGATGCCATTGAAGCAATTTTCGACGCTATTCGGTTCAAACCCAAATACGTGCTTGATGCGGATATATCCAAATGTTTCGACCGTATTAACCACGAAAGACTTCTGAATAAATTAAATACCTTCCCCACGTTTCGGAGGCAAATCCGAGCGTGGCTCAAGTCAGGGGTAATGGAAGGCAAGAAGTTTTCACCAACGTCTGAGGGTACGCCACAGGGTGGGGTCGTATCTCCGCTATTGGCTAATATCGCCCTCCACGGTATGGAAAACGAGATTAAATCTATTGCTGGCAGTTTCGATATGAAGCGTCCGAATGGATATCAATTACCATTAAGGGATAAGAAAGACTCTGTTAGTATAGTCCGATATGCGGATGATTTCGTAATCTTACATAAAGACCTAGCCGTTGTCCAAAGATGTAAAGAGGTTATCACAGGATGGTTGACAGACATGGGCTTAGAGTTGAAACCGAGCAAAACCAGAATCGCCCACACCCTTGAAAATTACGAAAACGAAAAAGCAGGATTTAACTTCTTAGGCTTTAATATCCGCCAATACAAGGTGGGTAAATATACATCAGGAAGGGATTCAAAAGGTCAGATTCTGGGATTCAAAACGCTCATCACCCCTAGTAAGGAGAGTCAGGAAAGACACTACCGAAGAATTTGTGAGGTGATAGATAAGTATAAGGGACAGTCACAGGCTGTTCTGATTACTAGACTTAATCCCATAATCAGAGGTTGGTGTAATTACTTCTCTACGAAAGTCAGTCAAAAGGTCTTTTCGAGACTAGACTACCTGACTTTCTGGAAACTATTTAAGTGGGGTATTAAACGTCATCGAAACAAAGGAAGAAAATGGATAAAGTCCAAATACTTCCGAACGATAGGTGGCGATAAATGGACATTTGCTACTACTCCTCGTGAAGGGTCGAATCCTATAGTGTTGATGAAGCACTCACAGACAGCAATCGTCCGCCATGTCAAAGTTAAGGGAGATAAAAGCCCCTATGACGGCGACTTAATCTATTGGAGTTCAAGAATGGGCAAACACCCTGAGATGCCAAAGCTAACGGCATCGTTGCTCAAAAAGCAGAAAGGGAAATGCGCTCACTGCGGATTGTTTTTCCGAGATGGAGATTTATTAGAGGTTGACCATATCGTTCCCCGCTCAAAAGGTGGTAAGAACGAGTACAAGAATTATCAACTACTCCATCGACATTGCCACGATGAAAAGACCAGAACGGATGGGAGTTACGACCGCGTGGCTACCATCATCCCAAAGGATTACCGATGGGAGAACGATATGCTGGTGACGTGCTGA
- a CDS encoding ribbon-helix-helix domain-containing protein: MNSLTIQLPDEKLQKLQQLAKEKGITTEELIETKINEWLTHNPQEFPEVANYVVNKNADLYKRLA; encoded by the coding sequence ATGAACTCACTAACAATTCAACTGCCAGACGAAAAACTACAAAAACTACAACAGCTAGCTAAAGAAAAGGGTATTACAACTGAAGAACTCATAGAAACTAAAATCAATGAATGGTTAACACACAACCCTCAAGAATTTCCTGAAGTAGCTAATTATGTTGTAAACAAAAATGCTGATCTTTATAAGCGCTTAGCATGA
- a CDS encoding type II toxin-antitoxin system death-on-curing family toxin gives MTRYLTLSEVLDLHALLIQQSGGRDGIRDRGSLESAISQPQMTFGGGNLYPTVIEKASALGFSLILNHPFLDGNKRTGHAAMETFLILNGWEIEASIDEQENIILGVASGKVDRETLTQWLREHTKPFD, from the coding sequence ATGACCCGTTACTTGACTCTATCAGAAGTTTTAGACTTACACGCCTTACTCATTCAGCAATCAGGAGGAAGAGACGGAATTAGAGATAGAGGAAGCTTAGAATCTGCGATTTCCCAGCCTCAGATGACATTCGGAGGAGGAAATTTGTATCCTACAGTCATTGAAAAAGCAAGTGCCTTAGGATTTTCCTTAATTCTGAATCATCCCTTCCTTGATGGGAATAAAAGAACAGGTCACGCAGCCATGGAAACTTTTTTAATCCTAAATGGTTGGGAAATTGAAGCAAGCATTGATGAGCAAGAAAACATCATTTTAGGAGTTGCATCAGGAAAAGTTGATAGAGAAACATTGACTCAATGGTTAAGAGAACATACCAAACCTTTTGATTAA